One genomic window of Sulfurovum lithotrophicum includes the following:
- a CDS encoding ammonium transporter codes for MKLKLFALLASLMPIAASAADKLDSGDTAWMMISTALVLLMTPAGLALFYAGMTRSKNALNTYAMVMGAFVLAFVVWIVAGYSIAFGTAESAGIQKFIGGLGNILLSETKWTDLSGTYPTFVFIAFQGTFAAITVAIASGSVIGRMKFSTWMIVVALWGLVVYAPITHMVWGGNGALLFDAGALDFAGGTVVHMNGGLAGLVLAILVGKRAGYPKVAMKPFSIIFTAAGAAILWFGWYGFNAGSAFGANAIAGVALLTTTVATAAAGLTWLLIEWVVYKKPTLLGIASGIVAGLVAITPAAGFVSVGGAFIIGIGGSLIGFFGVVKLKKMFGYDDSLDAFGIHFLAGLWGALMTGLLALNDKALLWDGPMKESGDRMGQFMVQVESVVVVGLWTLIGTVVVYYIASALTGGARVTAEDEEMGLDESVHGERGMNV; via the coding sequence ATGAAGTTAAAACTTTTCGCTCTCTTGGCATCATTGATGCCTATTGCCGCTTCGGCAGCAGACAAACTCGATTCGGGTGATACAGCATGGATGATGATCTCCACCGCGCTTGTACTTCTTATGACACCAGCAGGACTCGCACTCTTTTACGCTGGTATGACAAGAAGCAAGAATGCACTGAACACTTACGCAATGGTCATGGGTGCTTTCGTACTCGCATTTGTTGTATGGATCGTTGCAGGATATTCCATTGCATTCGGTACAGCTGAAAGCGCAGGCATTCAGAAATTCATCGGTGGTCTTGGGAACATTCTTCTCAGTGAAACAAAATGGACAGACCTGAGCGGTACCTATCCGACTTTCGTATTTATCGCATTCCAGGGTACCTTTGCCGCTATTACAGTAGCAATTGCTTCAGGTTCGGTCATCGGACGTATGAAGTTCTCTACATGGATGATTGTTGTAGCCCTTTGGGGACTCGTAGTTTATGCACCTATCACACACATGGTATGGGGTGGAAACGGTGCCCTTCTTTTTGATGCAGGTGCACTTGACTTTGCCGGTGGTACTGTTGTACACATGAACGGTGGTCTGGCAGGACTTGTACTTGCTATCCTTGTAGGTAAAAGAGCCGGATATCCAAAAGTCGCTATGAAGCCATTCAGCATCATCTTCACTGCAGCGGGTGCAGCTATCCTGTGGTTCGGATGGTATGGATTCAACGCCGGTTCTGCATTCGGTGCGAATGCTATTGCAGGTGTAGCATTGCTTACTACGACTGTTGCAACTGCCGCTGCCGGTCTCACATGGTTGCTCATCGAGTGGGTTGTCTATAAGAAGCCGACACTTCTTGGTATCGCATCAGGTATCGTTGCAGGCCTGGTTGCCATCACACCGGCAGCAGGTTTTGTAAGTGTCGGCGGCGCATTCATCATCGGTATCGGTGGTTCGCTCATCGGATTTTTCGGTGTTGTCAAACTTAAAAAAATGTTCGGATACGATGACTCTCTTGATGCATTCGGTATCCACTTCCTTGCTGGTCTCTGGGGTGCATTGATGACTGGACTTCTCGCACTGAACGACAAAGCACTTCTCTGGGACGGACCGATGAAAGAAAGTGGAGACAGAATGGGACAGTTCATGGTGCAGGTCGAGTCTGTTGTGGTTGTTGGTCTCTGGACACTGATCGGTACGGTCGTGGTCTACTACATTGCAAGTGCACTTACTGGTGGTGCAAGAGTCACTGCCGAGGACGAAGAGATGGGTCTTGATGAATCCGTACACGGTGAAAGAGGGATGAACGTGTAA